Proteins encoded within one genomic window of Amycolatopsis nigrescens CSC17Ta-90:
- a CDS encoding FAD-dependent monooxygenase, whose protein sequence is MTRTAQLMNARTTPKGRVLISGASIAGPTLAYWLTRYGYAVTVVERAGAVRSGGYPIDVRGTALEVVRRMGILPRLRDAHIDLRRLTFLDGNGTGVASVHPHAVTGGVEGRDLEVRRGDLTDALYAAVHDDVEFLFNDSIDTLVQSGDGVDVTFRGGGQRTFDLVLGADGMHSRTRELVFGPEERFHRYLGYCFAVFPMRNTFGLSHETVMWNTPGRAAALYAVGEDDEVHAFLNFAQLEPPFDAFADPAAQRDLVAAVFADAGWEIPGMLAAMYEADDVFFDGVSQIRMPRWSSGRVALSGDAAYAPSFLTGQGSSLALVGAYMLAGSLADRDHTAGFAAYEHDTREFVAANQGLVGAGGATLFPTTAQALEQRNDRLRKLDAIPSAEGRPAHSALTLPETPKLRDMG, encoded by the coding sequence ATGACCCGCACCGCTCAACTGATGAATGCCCGTACCACGCCGAAAGGGCGGGTCCTGATCTCCGGGGCCAGCATCGCCGGTCCCACGCTCGCGTACTGGCTGACCCGCTACGGATACGCGGTCACGGTGGTGGAGAGGGCGGGCGCGGTGCGTAGCGGTGGCTATCCCATCGACGTGCGCGGCACCGCGCTGGAGGTCGTCAGGAGGATGGGGATCCTGCCGCGGCTGCGGGACGCGCACATCGATCTGCGCCGGCTGACCTTCCTCGACGGGAACGGCACCGGGGTGGCTTCGGTCCACCCGCACGCGGTCACCGGCGGTGTCGAGGGACGGGACCTGGAGGTGCGGCGCGGGGATCTGACCGACGCGCTTTACGCGGCGGTCCACGACGACGTGGAGTTCCTGTTCAACGACTCGATCGACACCCTCGTCCAGTCCGGCGACGGGGTCGACGTCACCTTCCGCGGGGGCGGCCAGCGCACTTTCGACCTGGTGCTCGGCGCGGACGGCATGCACTCACGTACCCGGGAGCTCGTGTTCGGCCCCGAAGAGCGGTTCCACCGGTACCTCGGCTACTGCTTCGCCGTCTTCCCCATGCGCAACACCTTCGGGCTCTCCCACGAGACCGTCATGTGGAACACCCCCGGCAGAGCCGCGGCTCTCTACGCCGTGGGGGAGGACGACGAGGTGCACGCCTTCCTGAACTTCGCCCAACTGGAACCGCCGTTCGACGCGTTCGCGGACCCTGCCGCCCAACGGGATCTCGTCGCCGCGGTCTTCGCCGACGCGGGATGGGAGATCCCTGGAATGCTGGCCGCCATGTACGAGGCGGACGACGTGTTCTTCGACGGCGTCAGCCAGATCCGCATGCCCCGCTGGTCCAGCGGCAGGGTCGCGCTGTCGGGCGACGCCGCGTACGCGCCCTCGTTCCTTACCGGACAGGGCTCCAGCCTCGCGCTCGTCGGCGCGTACATGCTCGCTGGCTCCTTGGCCGACCGGGACCACACCGCCGGGTTCGCTGCCTACGAACACGACACCCGTGAGTTCGTTGCCGCGAACCAGGGACTGGTCGGTGCGGGCGGTGCGACCCTCTTCCCGACCACCGCCCAAGCCCTGGAACAGCGCAACGACAGGCTGCGCAAGCTCGACGCCATCCCCTCCGCGGAGGGGCGACCGGCCCATTCGGCCCTCACCCTGCCCGAAACTCCAAAACTGCGGGACATGGGTTGA
- a CDS encoding TetR/AcrR family transcriptional regulator: protein MQRRRGKDLEEALLGAAWAELTERGYAGFTLEAVAKRAGTSTPVIYRRWANKALMVEAALLHESSTRVVDVPDTGTLRGDLVAMMQAANRSRIDLLVVTAVLLDDYFADRGSNPEQLRAQVLAGRSSAAEVIVARAVDRGEIEAATLKPHLISLPFDLFRHEVLMTLKPVSNTAIERIVDDITMPLLTRRD from the coding sequence ATGCAGCGCAGACGAGGCAAGGACCTGGAGGAGGCTCTCCTCGGGGCCGCGTGGGCCGAGTTGACCGAGCGCGGCTACGCGGGGTTCACCCTGGAAGCGGTGGCCAAGCGAGCCGGTACGAGCACGCCGGTGATCTACCGCCGCTGGGCCAACAAAGCGCTGATGGTCGAGGCGGCCCTGCTGCACGAAAGCTCCACGCGGGTGGTCGATGTCCCGGACACCGGAACGTTGCGCGGTGACCTGGTCGCGATGATGCAGGCGGCCAACCGTTCGCGGATCGATCTGCTCGTCGTCACCGCGGTGCTGTTGGACGACTACTTCGCCGACCGAGGATCGAACCCCGAACAGCTGCGCGCGCAGGTACTGGCCGGCCGGAGTTCGGCGGCCGAGGTCATCGTCGCGCGAGCGGTCGACCGAGGAGAAATCGAGGCCGCCACCCTGAAGCCGCATCTGATCTCGCTGCCCTTCGACCTGTTTCGGCACGAGGTGCTGATGACGCTGAAGCCGGTGTCCAACACGGCGATCGAGCGGATCGTCGACGACATCACGATGCCCCTGCTGACTCGCCGCGATTGA
- a CDS encoding putative quinol monooxygenase: MSSQHTVTVLIEIHANPGQEQQARDSLLHAIQTSEKPGLISSTEYADLNDAGAFYAVQVWEDMDAFHTHMKDAAENGMDEAIKVLREPPKTAVLHTIS; encoded by the coding sequence ATGAGCAGCCAGCACACCGTGACCGTCCTCATCGAGATCCACGCCAACCCCGGCCAGGAGCAGCAGGCCCGCGATTCGCTGCTGCACGCGATCCAGACCTCCGAGAAGCCGGGACTGATCAGCTCCACCGAGTACGCCGACCTCAACGACGCCGGCGCGTTCTACGCCGTCCAGGTATGGGAGGACATGGACGCCTTTCACACCCATATGAAAGACGCGGCCGAGAACGGGATGGACGAGGCGATCAAGGTACTGCGCGAGCCCCCCAAGACCGCCGTGCTGCACACCATCAGCTGA
- a CDS encoding alpha/beta fold hydrolase, with amino-acid sequence MAIEMFTHVIFTDERALEATLRGPTMITTTAPDGSSVRAYDEGQGPVILLLHGGMDEGASWARVAARLRSRFRVLRLHRRQYRLDLKSREVCTMAEEVEHVRALVKLIHEPMLIVGHSSGGVLALEALAALPEAFAGAVLYEPPCVIGPPLGGEALTRAQAAMAAGNPGRALAIFLRDIVRTPAWVAWMSGASVSLMPRLGRLAPHQLDDCAAIDEVGLRLDAYARIDVPVVLLGGERSPAHLGERLGALEHAMPNTERVRLRRQGHAANNLAPARVAEVIAGLGDKVLRNPSQ; translated from the coding sequence GTGGCGATCGAGATGTTCACCCACGTCATCTTCACCGACGAACGCGCGCTCGAAGCGACACTGCGGGGTCCCACGATGATCACGACGACGGCACCTGATGGCAGCAGCGTGCGTGCGTATGACGAAGGACAGGGCCCGGTGATCTTGCTCCTGCACGGCGGCATGGACGAGGGTGCGTCGTGGGCAAGGGTCGCTGCCAGGCTCAGGTCGCGGTTCAGGGTGCTGCGACTGCACCGCCGGCAGTACCGGCTGGACCTCAAGAGCCGTGAAGTGTGCACGATGGCTGAGGAAGTTGAGCATGTCCGCGCACTGGTGAAGCTGATCCACGAGCCGATGCTGATCGTCGGGCACTCGTCCGGTGGGGTGCTGGCGTTGGAGGCGCTGGCGGCGTTGCCCGAGGCGTTCGCCGGTGCGGTGCTGTACGAACCGCCCTGCGTGATCGGACCGCCGCTCGGTGGAGAGGCGTTGACGCGGGCGCAGGCTGCTATGGCCGCCGGAAACCCGGGCAGGGCGCTGGCGATCTTCCTGCGCGACATTGTGCGGACACCGGCCTGGGTCGCCTGGATGTCGGGTGCCTCCGTCTCCCTGATGCCCCGGCTGGGCCGGCTCGCCCCGCACCAGCTCGACGACTGCGCGGCCATCGACGAGGTGGGCCTCCGGCTGGATGCGTACGCGCGAATCGACGTGCCCGTCGTCCTGCTCGGCGGCGAACGGAGCCCGGCACACCTGGGTGAACGGCTGGGCGCGCTGGAACACGCCATGCCGAACACCGAACGCGTACGGCTGCGCCGCCAAGGCCACGCGGCGAACAACCTCGCACCGGCCCGAGTGGCCGAGGTCATCGCCGGGCTTGGCGACAAGGTGCTGCGAAACCCGTCGCAGTAG
- a CDS encoding amidohydrolase family protein, producing MRTLLRGGRVIDPASGFDGTADVLLTDGVVTAVGEGLPTEPGDAEIDVSGLVVGPGFIDLHSHVHTIAGQRLQAMDGVTTALDLEAGLMPIERAYAEAATAGRPLHYGFSASWGSARAQVLAGIEPDANIDSGLEVLGNPAWQRSSSPSELKAWLSLVERELAAGALGVGVLLGYAPLTDPGEFVALARLAKEAGAPTYTHVRELVEVDPATPVDGSEEIAIVAAETGAAMHHCHVNSTSGHQIDRVLAALEASRSAGSRVTVEAYPYGAGSTGIGAAFLSPERLKMKGLSPSSVIMLESGERIADEGRLLQVRAEEPGAPCILEFLDEGDARDLELLRRALAFPDAIVASDALPVYWKNGTSESTEWPLPPGGATHPRTSGTYAKTLRLMVRESKAWTWLEAFRRCSYLPARVLDEVAPAARAKGRLEVGADADIVVLDPDTVTDAATYFDPTRPSVGVRHLFVSGVPVVTDGNLRADAFPGKPLRGEPR from the coding sequence ATGCGGACACTCTTGCGTGGCGGCCGTGTCATCGACCCGGCGAGCGGGTTCGACGGCACGGCCGACGTGCTGTTGACCGACGGGGTGGTCACCGCCGTGGGGGAAGGACTGCCCACGGAACCGGGCGACGCGGAGATCGACGTCTCCGGGTTGGTCGTCGGACCGGGTTTCATCGATCTGCACAGCCACGTGCACACCATCGCCGGGCAGCGACTGCAGGCGATGGACGGCGTGACGACCGCACTCGACCTCGAAGCCGGACTGATGCCGATCGAGCGGGCCTATGCCGAGGCCGCCACGGCGGGACGTCCGCTGCACTACGGTTTCTCCGCGTCGTGGGGTTCCGCCAGGGCTCAGGTGCTCGCCGGGATCGAACCCGACGCCAATATCGACAGTGGCCTCGAAGTGCTCGGGAACCCGGCCTGGCAACGGTCTTCGTCGCCGTCCGAACTGAAGGCATGGCTGTCCCTTGTGGAGCGTGAGCTGGCCGCGGGCGCGCTCGGTGTCGGCGTGCTGCTCGGCTACGCGCCCCTGACGGATCCCGGCGAGTTCGTGGCGCTCGCCCGGCTCGCCAAGGAGGCCGGGGCGCCCACCTACACGCACGTCCGGGAACTGGTCGAGGTGGACCCCGCGACCCCGGTCGACGGCTCGGAGGAGATCGCGATCGTCGCGGCCGAGACGGGCGCGGCCATGCACCACTGCCACGTCAACAGCACGTCCGGCCACCAGATCGACCGCGTGCTCGCCGCGCTGGAGGCGAGCCGTTCGGCCGGGTCGCGGGTGACCGTGGAGGCCTATCCGTACGGCGCGGGCAGCACGGGGATCGGCGCGGCCTTCCTCTCGCCCGAGCGGCTGAAGATGAAAGGACTCTCCCCGTCCAGCGTGATCATGCTGGAGTCGGGCGAGCGGATCGCCGACGAGGGCCGTCTGCTGCAGGTGCGTGCCGAGGAGCCGGGCGCGCCGTGCATCCTGGAGTTCCTCGACGAGGGCGACGCCCGCGACCTCGAGCTGCTGCGCCGGGCGCTCGCGTTCCCGGACGCCATCGTCGCCAGCGACGCGCTGCCGGTGTACTGGAAGAACGGCACCAGCGAGAGCACCGAATGGCCGTTGCCGCCCGGTGGCGCGACGCATCCGCGCACGTCCGGGACGTACGCCAAGACGTTGCGCCTGATGGTGCGCGAGAGCAAGGCATGGACCTGGCTGGAGGCGTTCCGGCGCTGTTCCTACCTGCCGGCGCGCGTCCTCGACGAGGTCGCCCCCGCCGCGCGGGCCAAGGGCAGGCTCGAGGTCGGAGCGGACGCCGACATCGTCGTCCTCGACCCGGACACGGTCACGGACGCGGCGACCTACTTCGACCCGACGAGGCCTTCGGTCGGCGTCCGGCATCTGTTCGTTTCGGGCGTTCCTGTCGTCACCGATGGGAACCTGCGCGCCGACGCCTTCCCCGGCAAGCCGTTGCGCGGTGAGCCGCGATGA
- a CDS encoding M20 family metallopeptidase: MSDLLTDIETLVRCESPSSDHEAVARSADVVAEVGRKLLGVDPERIVVDRVAHLRWRFGDGPPRVLLLGHHDTVWPHGSLETHPFSVRDGVLRGPGCFDMKAGVVMALHAAAAVPDRDGLSILVTGDEEIGSPSSRGLIEETAAGCDAAFVLEASADGGALKCRRKGVSHYRVEVTGRAAHAGLEPEKGINAGVEIAHQILAVAALADPEAGTSVTPTVVSAGTTVNTVPAVAGVAVDVRVWDEAEQLRVDRAIRDLRPVLENAEVRVTGGINRPPLAAGSSAGLFELAQVLSGELGLGEITSASVGGASDGNYTAGMGIATLDGLGAVGGGAHADHEHVVVAELPRRTALLTALVENVLAKRGPSGATNPAGESGTARR; encoded by the coding sequence ATGAGCGACCTGCTCACCGACATCGAGACGCTCGTCCGCTGCGAGTCCCCGTCCTCGGATCACGAAGCGGTGGCCCGCAGCGCCGACGTGGTGGCCGAAGTGGGCCGGAAACTGCTGGGGGTGGATCCGGAGCGGATCGTCGTCGACCGGGTCGCCCATCTGCGCTGGCGATTCGGCGACGGACCGCCTCGGGTGCTGCTCCTCGGTCACCACGACACGGTGTGGCCCCACGGTTCGCTGGAGACACATCCGTTCTCCGTGCGGGACGGCGTGCTGCGCGGTCCTGGCTGCTTCGACATGAAAGCCGGGGTGGTGATGGCGCTGCACGCCGCCGCGGCCGTCCCAGACCGCGACGGGCTGTCCATTCTGGTGACCGGCGACGAGGAGATCGGCTCGCCGTCGTCCCGCGGTCTGATCGAGGAAACGGCGGCAGGCTGCGACGCGGCGTTCGTGCTGGAGGCTTCGGCGGACGGCGGTGCGCTGAAATGCCGCCGCAAAGGCGTTTCCCACTACCGGGTCGAGGTGACCGGCCGCGCCGCGCACGCCGGGCTCGAACCGGAGAAGGGGATCAACGCGGGGGTCGAGATCGCGCACCAGATCCTCGCGGTGGCCGCACTGGCCGATCCGGAGGCCGGGACCAGCGTGACCCCCACCGTCGTCTCGGCGGGAACGACGGTCAACACCGTTCCCGCGGTCGCGGGCGTGGCGGTCGACGTCCGCGTGTGGGACGAGGCCGAGCAACTCCGCGTCGACAGGGCCATCCGGGACCTCCGTCCGGTTCTGGAGAACGCCGAGGTCCGGGTGACCGGTGGCATCAACCGGCCGCCGCTGGCAGCAGGCTCGTCTGCGGGTTTGTTCGAGCTGGCCCAGGTATTGTCGGGCGAACTCGGTCTCGGTGAAATCACCTCCGCGTCGGTCGGCGGCGCCTCGGACGGCAATTACACCGCGGGTATGGGAATCGCCACCCTTGACGGTCTCGGCGCCGTCGGCGGCGGGGCACACGCGGATCACGAACACGTCGTCGTCGCGGAATTGCCGCGGCGGACCGCCTTGCTGACCGCGCTCGTGGAAAACGTGCTCGCCAAGCGGGGTCCGTCCGGCGCGACGAATCCCGCGGGTGAATCTGGTACGGCACGACGGTGA
- the menC gene encoding o-succinylbenzoate synthase, producing the protein MKLSGVELRRVRMPLVAPFRTSFGTQAERELLLVRAVTPAGEGWGECVAMEAPLYSSEYNDAAEHVLRNHLIPALLDAEDVTAHKVTPLLAKFKGHRMAKAALEMAVLDAELRVHERSFAAELGSTRDYVACGVSVGIMDSIPQLLDAVGGYLEEGYVRIKLKIEPGWDVGPVRQVRERFGDDVLLQVDANTAYTLGDAPLLARLDPFDLLLIEQPLEEEDVLGHAELAKRIRTPICLDESIVSAKSAADAIKLGACQIVNIKPGRVGGYLEARRVHDVCAAHDVPVWCGGMIETGLGRAANVALASLPGFTLPGDTSASGRFYRTDITEPFVLESGQLPVPAGPGLGVTPIPDLLDEVTTAKVWIGS; encoded by the coding sequence GTGAAACTCAGTGGTGTGGAATTGCGCCGCGTACGGATGCCGCTCGTGGCCCCGTTCCGTACGTCGTTCGGGACGCAGGCCGAACGGGAACTCCTGCTCGTCCGCGCGGTGACCCCGGCCGGCGAGGGCTGGGGCGAATGCGTCGCGATGGAGGCGCCGCTCTACTCGTCGGAGTACAACGACGCCGCCGAACACGTGCTGCGGAACCATCTGATCCCGGCCCTGCTGGACGCCGAGGACGTCACCGCGCACAAGGTGACCCCGCTGCTGGCGAAGTTCAAAGGGCACCGGATGGCGAAGGCCGCGCTGGAGATGGCGGTTCTTGACGCCGAACTCCGCGTGCATGAACGGTCCTTCGCGGCCGAACTCGGGTCCACTCGCGACTACGTGGCCTGCGGGGTCTCGGTCGGGATCATGGACTCGATCCCGCAACTGCTCGACGCCGTCGGCGGGTATCTCGAGGAGGGTTACGTCCGCATCAAGCTGAAGATCGAACCCGGCTGGGACGTCGGCCCCGTCCGCCAGGTGCGGGAGCGTTTCGGCGACGACGTGCTGCTGCAGGTCGACGCGAACACCGCGTACACCCTCGGCGACGCGCCTCTGCTGGCCAGGCTGGACCCGTTCGACCTGCTGCTGATCGAGCAGCCGCTCGAAGAGGAGGACGTCCTCGGGCACGCCGAACTGGCGAAGCGCATCCGGACCCCGATCTGCCTCGACGAGTCGATCGTCTCCGCCAAGTCCGCGGCCGACGCGATCAAGCTCGGCGCCTGCCAGATCGTCAACATCAAACCGGGCCGCGTCGGCGGCTACCTCGAAGCCCGCCGCGTGCACGACGTCTGCGCGGCGCACGACGTCCCGGTGTGGTGCGGCGGGATGATCGAGACCGGCCTCGGGCGGGCGGCCAACGTCGCGCTCGCCTCGCTTCCGGGCTTCACGCTCCCCGGTGACACCTCGGCGTCCGGCCGGTTCTACCGCACGGACATCACCGAGCCGTTCGTACTGGAGTCCGGGCAGCTGCCGGTACCGGCCGGGCCTGGCCTCGGCGTGACCCCGATCCCGGACCTGCTGGACGAGGTCACTACGGCGAAGGTGTGGATCGGTTCGTAG
- a CDS encoding PucR family transcriptional regulator, with amino-acid sequence MLTPVPSKPHTSLGRVLEDLGDVLLEPVEVGRTTRKQLGGVVIHDPHDESEFPASAVVLGVGVREHDEVARLLCDVGARGAAALVVRSPVTPTPELRRAADSSGVALLGLARGASWAQLAALLRTLLAEGDVGDVSPQTLGGMPSGDLFALANAVAALLDAPVTIEDRNSRVLAFSGRQDEADPSRVETILGRQVPERFTRNLERDGIFEKLYRDHAPVYVDPQRYDDHEIVLPRVALAVRAGDEVLGSIWAAVREPLSEERTQALVDAAKLVALHMLRLRAGADVERRLRADLVSTALEGGTGAPEAIARLGLLGQPSIVLAMGLLGASGPDGDLRLVADRQRVADALAMHLSAVQPRSAVALVGDVAYGIVPMPGSHAVCQERSVRVASTFLERTGRRAAAAIGIGPLALDGSSLRASRDGADRALRVLLTNGGVKRVATVEDVHVDALVLELADLAAARGDVATGPVARLLAYDAQHQSHLVHTLRCWLDAFGDVGAASAAAYVHPNTFRYRLRRLAEVGEIDLDDAGERFAAMLQLRLLPRDARTGPPSTEDS; translated from the coding sequence GTGCTGACACCGGTGCCCAGCAAGCCGCACACGAGTTTGGGGCGCGTCCTCGAAGACCTCGGGGACGTGCTCCTGGAGCCGGTCGAGGTCGGCCGGACCACCCGCAAGCAGCTCGGCGGGGTGGTCATCCACGATCCGCACGACGAGTCGGAGTTTCCCGCCTCCGCCGTCGTGCTCGGCGTCGGGGTGCGGGAGCACGACGAGGTCGCCCGCCTGTTGTGCGACGTGGGTGCACGAGGCGCGGCGGCGCTCGTCGTCCGGTCTCCCGTCACCCCGACGCCGGAACTCCGGCGCGCCGCGGACTCGTCCGGTGTGGCCCTGCTCGGGCTCGCGCGAGGCGCCTCCTGGGCACAGCTCGCCGCCCTGCTCAGGACGTTGCTCGCCGAGGGGGACGTCGGCGATGTGTCGCCGCAGACCCTCGGCGGCATGCCGTCGGGTGACCTTTTCGCCTTGGCCAACGCGGTGGCCGCGCTGCTGGACGCGCCGGTGACCATCGAGGACCGCAACTCGCGGGTCCTGGCCTTCTCCGGGCGCCAGGACGAGGCGGACCCGTCCCGCGTCGAGACCATCCTCGGGAGACAGGTACCGGAGCGGTTCACCCGCAACCTGGAACGGGACGGCATCTTCGAGAAGCTGTACCGCGATCACGCGCCGGTGTACGTCGACCCGCAGCGTTACGACGACCACGAGATCGTGCTCCCGCGGGTGGCACTCGCCGTCCGTGCCGGCGACGAGGTGCTCGGGTCGATCTGGGCGGCGGTCCGCGAACCGCTCAGCGAGGAGCGGACCCAGGCGCTTGTCGACGCCGCCAAACTGGTCGCGTTGCACATGCTCCGGCTGCGCGCGGGCGCCGACGTCGAGCGACGGCTTCGCGCGGACTTGGTGAGCACGGCGCTCGAAGGCGGTACCGGCGCTCCGGAGGCCATCGCCCGGCTCGGTCTGCTCGGCCAGCCGTCGATCGTGCTCGCCATGGGCCTGCTCGGCGCCTCCGGCCCGGACGGCGATCTCCGCCTGGTTGCGGACCGCCAGCGGGTCGCCGACGCGCTGGCCATGCACCTCAGCGCCGTCCAGCCGCGCTCGGCCGTCGCTCTCGTTGGCGACGTCGCCTACGGCATCGTCCCGATGCCTGGCAGTCACGCCGTCTGCCAGGAGCGTTCGGTCCGGGTCGCGTCGACCTTCCTGGAACGCACCGGACGGCGCGCGGCGGCCGCGATCGGCATCGGGCCGCTCGCACTCGACGGTTCCAGCCTGCGCGCCTCGCGTGACGGCGCGGACCGGGCGTTGCGCGTGCTGCTGACCAACGGCGGCGTCAAACGCGTCGCGACCGTGGAGGACGTCCACGTCGACGCGCTCGTGCTGGAGCTGGCCGATCTAGCCGCGGCGAGGGGAGACGTCGCGACAGGTCCTGTCGCGCGGCTGCTCGCCTACGACGCCCAGCATCAGTCCCATCTGGTGCACACCCTGCGATGCTGGTTGGACGCCTTCGGGGACGTCGGCGCCGCGTCAGCCGCGGCCTACGTCCACCCGAACACTTTCCGCTACCGGTTGCGGCGCCTCGCCGAAGTCGGCGAGATCGACCTCGACGACGCGGGGGAGCGGTTCGCTGCCATGCTGCAGCTGCGACTGCTGCCCCGTGACGCGCGGACCGGGCCGCCGTCCACCGAAGACTCCTGA
- a CDS encoding MFS transporter: MTAVVKEDDWTARRINRTALITMVVMVFAWVVDYIDRFSIGMALPMIGAEFELSKTEQGWLVTVFALAYLVCQIPAGFLADRYGSRGPMLVTLLLWSVFTAMTGMAGTFGMLLVFRGLFGVCQGLFPAASFKAIAERTTPGNRATVTGVMLSAGGIGAGLAPLIVGPLLMAIGWRHTFFWMAGIGAIIGVLVWTMLPKVLPKSLSSLPRDEAALPEVSRKQVLKSPVIWKFTLLFCVTNMLNYGMITWVPSYLLETRGLSMSQTGVLAAIPMLVSIGTTILGGWLFDRYFHDHGRWYLGSIAMVTVVLLTLMVNADSTAEFTLYETLALAVFGMATMAVFGLPLRVLPTAVTGIGMGVMNFGGQVAGAVAPVAMGWLADAFSYTAAFGFLIGTTFLTAVLAFWVPQNPAQFNFSAASPK; this comes from the coding sequence ATGACGGCAGTGGTCAAAGAGGACGACTGGACAGCGCGGCGGATCAACCGGACGGCGCTCATCACCATGGTGGTGATGGTCTTCGCCTGGGTGGTCGACTATATCGACCGGTTCTCGATCGGGATGGCGCTGCCGATGATCGGCGCCGAATTCGAGCTCAGCAAAACCGAACAGGGCTGGCTCGTGACCGTGTTCGCGCTGGCCTACCTGGTCTGCCAGATCCCGGCGGGCTTCCTCGCCGACCGGTACGGCTCTCGCGGGCCGATGCTGGTGACACTGCTGCTCTGGTCGGTGTTCACCGCGATGACCGGAATGGCGGGCACCTTCGGGATGTTGCTGGTCTTCCGCGGTCTTTTCGGTGTCTGCCAAGGACTTTTCCCGGCCGCGTCGTTCAAGGCGATCGCCGAACGGACCACCCCCGGCAACCGCGCGACGGTGACCGGCGTGATGCTGTCCGCCGGCGGGATCGGCGCGGGGCTGGCGCCCTTGATCGTCGGCCCGCTACTGATGGCGATCGGCTGGCGGCACACGTTCTTCTGGATGGCGGGGATAGGCGCGATCATCGGTGTGCTCGTCTGGACGATGCTGCCCAAGGTGCTGCCGAAGTCGTTGAGCAGCCTTCCGCGCGACGAGGCGGCGCTGCCAGAGGTCTCCCGCAAACAGGTGCTGAAGTCCCCGGTGATCTGGAAGTTCACCTTGCTGTTCTGCGTCACCAACATGCTCAACTACGGGATGATCACCTGGGTACCCAGCTACCTGCTGGAGACGCGGGGCCTGTCGATGAGCCAGACCGGTGTGCTGGCCGCGATCCCGATGTTGGTCAGCATCGGGACGACCATCCTCGGCGGCTGGCTGTTCGACCGCTACTTCCACGACCACGGCCGCTGGTACCTCGGCTCGATCGCGATGGTGACCGTGGTGCTGCTGACGTTGATGGTGAACGCGGACAGCACGGCGGAATTCACCCTTTACGAAACGCTCGCTCTCGCGGTCTTCGGGATGGCGACGATGGCCGTCTTCGGCCTGCCGCTGCGGGTGCTGCCCACGGCGGTCACCGGGATCGGCATGGGGGTGATGAACTTCGGCGGCCAGGTGGCCGGTGCGGTCGCCCCGGTGGCGATGGGCTGGCTCGCCGACGCCTTCTCGTACACCGCCGCGTTCGGTTTTCTCATCGGCACCACCTTCCTCACCGCCGTGCTGGCGTTCTGGGTTCCGCAGAACCCCGCGCAATTCAATTTCTCCGCAGCGAGTCCTAAGTAG
- a CDS encoding serine hydrolase has translation MPTASEVIETINDRAKEVGVRVRLHAAEIDGTRRLGIDEHAPVVTASVFKVPVALELARQAAEGGLDLGARITVPPGHPTPSPYGLATFRHEITMSWYDLAILMIGISDNVATDLIVAHAGKEAVGETLRRLGLEHTTVVQDCREVLGSIGEDLGIRYEDDEKLLAELSIERIAALRALQPARTCATTAEETTRLLGLIWRDEAAPPTACADVRRWLELQVWPHRLRSGFADDGIRVSGKTGTLPSVRNEVGVVEYPDGDRYAVGVFTDAVDGRSRVPERDAFIGFAAAQAVEWLRLPEAGSE, from the coding sequence ATGCCCACCGCGTCCGAAGTCATCGAAACGATCAACGACCGAGCGAAGGAGGTGGGAGTCCGGGTGCGGCTGCACGCGGCCGAAATCGACGGCACGCGGCGCCTCGGCATCGATGAGCACGCGCCTGTCGTCACGGCGTCCGTCTTCAAGGTACCGGTCGCCCTGGAACTGGCGAGGCAGGCGGCCGAGGGCGGGCTCGACCTCGGTGCGCGGATCACCGTCCCGCCGGGACATCCCACACCGAGCCCGTACGGTCTGGCCACATTTCGGCACGAGATCACGATGTCCTGGTACGACCTCGCGATCCTGATGATCGGGATCAGTGACAACGTGGCCACCGACCTGATCGTCGCTCACGCGGGGAAGGAGGCGGTCGGCGAAACCCTGCGCCGTCTCGGTTTGGAGCACACCACGGTCGTACAGGACTGCCGGGAGGTGCTCGGCAGCATCGGCGAGGACCTCGGAATTCGCTACGAGGACGACGAAAAGCTGCTGGCGGAGCTGTCGATCGAGCGGATCGCCGCGTTGCGCGCGCTGCAACCGGCGCGCACCTGTGCCACGACCGCCGAGGAGACCACCCGGCTGCTCGGGCTGATCTGGCGCGACGAGGCGGCTCCGCCCACCGCTTGCGCCGACGTCCGGCGCTGGCTGGAACTCCAGGTGTGGCCGCACCGGTTGCGGTCCGGGTTCGCGGACGACGGGATCCGCGTCAGCGGCAAGACCGGGACCCTGCCGTCGGTGCGCAACGAGGTCGGCGTGGTCGAGTACCCGGACGGGGATCGTTACGCGGTAGGGGTTTTCACCGACGCCGTGGACGGGCGGTCGAGGGTGCCGGAGCGGGACGCGTTCATCGGCTTCGCCGCGGCACAGGCCGTCGAATGGCTCAGGCTTCCCGAGGCAGGAAGCGAATGA